The genomic DNA GTGTCAAGGGGGCTCTGAAGATGAGAACAAGATCAGGCCTGGAGAACAGGCACCTGACAAAGCCCCAAGTCGGGGGCTGTGTCACGGGTGATGACACCTGGAGAGTAAACTGAGACCCGGGGAGGGCAGCATTGGAAGAAAAGCTCTTCTCTGATCCTCAGCCCCTTGAGGACAACTGAGGTGTTTATCGAGCCATTCCAAAGCCATGGGGCCATCCAGATGACTCTCCCTGGGTGTCTACCGTCCACTGATTCTGCTTTCTTGGAAGGGTTCCCTCATCCCATCTTTGTCTTGTCTGTTGTCTGCAAGAAGGGACTCTTGGCAGAGGCTGGGCATGGAGGGAAATGGAGCTCTCAGAAATGCCACCAAAAAGGCCTGCCTTTTTCCAGTTTGCTGTTGCCTGGCAACTTGCTCCAGCCGAGCCCTAGTGCTCTCTCGCCCCTGGAGGGGCCCAAACCACCTTGAAGAATGCCAGCTTCACCTCTATTCTGCCATCATCTACTGCTTCTAAGCCCCATGCACAGTCCCACTGCCTCAGTCCAACTCCCATTCACTGAACAGTCCTAGCCTCCCCAACAGACCTCAGGTCTCATCACCTTTAACCTCTGAgttgcattttatagatgggctcttcttttcctcttatctTGACCTCAAGATAGAGcttgggacagctaagtggcacagtagatagagccccggccctggagccaggagaacctaagttcacatatggcctcagacacttaatgattacctagctgtgtggccttgggcaaattgcttaaccccattgccttgggaaaaaaaagaaaaatagatgagaAGACCAGAAAGAGATTCGGCAGCCCAACCCCCAGAGGAGCTAGCATCTGCCAGGGTGCCAATGCAAACTGCTTCCGGCCATTTTCAGTTCAGAAGGTGAAGCTCAGAAGGATTAAAATGGCATTAGAATTCATTTTCTGGAACATGACATTTTAACTCTTTCTAGCATATCAGGTTTACCTTGAACTTTTGGGTGAGACCTTCCTGGATTGTGACCTCATCTAAAGTCTGCCCAGAGCCAATCAGAACATCAGGAAATGGCATCTGTGTAGACATGGAGCCCAGTCCCCAGGGTGGGTTCAGGCACTTGGGAATTCCTGGGAAGAGGGGAATTTCTCCCAGGGTTCCCTAGAGGAGGCGTTGGGTCAGATGTTCTGATCATTTCCCAGGTGTGATTGGTGGGATACTGTGGATCCACTGTAAGCCATTTCTGTAACTTATTGCTCCCTGATTTATCTAATTACTACTGAGTTGGGAATGTTTTGGAATCCTTAAAAAACCTTCATTCTATTATGTTCAGCTGGAACTCATTCCATCTAACAGATCTGGATTTCAGTCCAAGCACCCCACAACTATCTTGGGGAACTTTGTTTTGTAAAAACTCCAAACTTCCAAGGACCAGACTTTGGCCACCACAGCCAGGCTCTTGAGATCCTGAACCGGCCTGCTACCCAAGCACCTCACAAGCTCTTCCAGAATCTTGAGAAGCAGTGACCCAGAACTTGGGCCCATTTCTCCCTCCAGTCTGCCTCCTGGCTGCCCAGAGCACAAGTCATTCTTGAAAATTCAGTTTCTTCTGTTCAATGAAATAGCTAATCAGTGAGGAATTAGGAGAGGATGGTTCGGCTCTTCACAAGCCACACCACATGGCGTTTTAAGCTGCTGTTTGTCCTGATTTAGATTGCCTGAGGCCCCCTACGCTCCAGACTCATGGTCCTGGAAGCTGCCTCCCCAAAGTCTCCTCCTCCGGGTTTCACAGGGGACTCCTGAGATCTCCATGAGTAAAAAGTGACAAGATATTCTCCACAACATAATCGTGGCGCTGGTGAGAAGTTGTGGCTACTCTCCCAAGGGACGAGTGGCTTATCCAAGGGGGTCTAGTCAGCACAGTGAACAGACACCAAGCCAAGTCTCCCGGTCGTCACAGTCCTCTCAATGAAATCACCATTGTTGGATGGGCAGACGTATGTGCACATGTGTACATAGGCACTGACAGGcttatgtatgcacacacattcaCTGTTGAGTCGTTTTCAATCACGTCTGACTCTTGGGGCCTCTTcggggctttcttggcagagatgctgctGGGGTTGGCTGTTTCTtcagctcattatacagatgaagaaacagacaaaGAGTTACGGGACTTggtgagggtcacacagctggtgagtgtctgaggccagatttgaactcaggaggagaagtcttcctgactcaaggcccagGACTCTCTTCACTGCACCAAACTAGGATGTCTTATTTCCCATAAAGTATGTAACAATAGTTTACTTTTTATTCCCTGAATAATACTGAATTTTCCTTGGTTCGTTAAGTCTCAGGCCAGTCTTAACAGgccatcttcttcttctttgcaGATTATTCAAAAGTTCACTTAACACAGCTCTTGGAAAAGGCTGAAGTGATCGCAGGACGTATGCTTAAATTTACCGTTTTTTATCGTAATCAACAAAAAGAATACTTTGACTACATCCGGTAAGAACCCAAAAATAACCTTTTGCGAGAGTAACTTATTTAGAATTTATCTAATTTGTGCTTAAGAATCTGCCTGCTTCAAAGTTTACACGGGAAATGTTAATTACTCTGttgattttaatttctgaaaggaaaaaaagtctaaaaCAACCATTTTGCCAAAGTTCCATTCAGTGACTACTTAGCACGGAAAGGAAAAACACATGTGAACTTGAACCAGAAAttagatgaataaaattatatttgaaattctAACTGAGATAACCTGCTGCTAGTATGATTCAGTGGCCTTTTACAGTTTGTATTTTCAAATACCTAATTCTCTTTGGACTTGTTGGTCTGTGAAGAAGGCCTCCGCCCCTGGGATCTTTGGGTCCCTGGAGTGCTGAGCCTGCTCCCCAGGCAGGGAGCGTCTACGCCTCTGCAGACACACTCCTCTGCTACCATAAATCCCTTTCTTGGTCTCTTCTCGACAATGAAAACAGAGAAGTTGGACCGTCTGGTCTGAGCTGTGGTCATGTGACTTTCATGGGGCCTTGAGGTCCCCTCCCTTACCTTGATCCCTGTGTCTTCTGCAAATTGCGCTCCATTGGCTGCCTTTGAACCCCAAAATATCCATTTAATTGATGTTCCTGAAAGTTGACAGTGGTCACCAGGGAAGCCCAATACACCCTTAGAAAAGCAGCCAATGATTCAGTCCTTTGGgcattttctaacttttttagtgaTTCATTCATTGGAGGAGCAAAGTGTTCCCCAGTATCTGAAGGTGGCAGTGGGGAAGGAGCTCAGCCAATGATGCAAACCCGGGATGCTGGAACCATTAAGCCCAGCCTTTCCGCAGCCTTGGTCAGCATCCTTGGCCTGGGGTCTGTTTTCCTTTCCTGGTTTCACTGTCCATCCCAGCCCAGTTTGAATGATCTGTACTCTGTGGAGCTTCTATAAGACACACGTGTAACCCTAAGAAATGATCTGCTGCATGTGACTGGCTGCACACGGGGGGCGAGGGATGCCGGCGTCTGTTTTAGGCCTTGGCAAGTTCCCATCGAAGCTTCTTGTCAGGTGAGAACTTTGGAAGGTTGTGGAGCCAAGAGCATCTTCTGTTGAGGGTCGTTGCCCTTGGCCTGAGATGATGGCGAATGCTGAAGAGTGGCCGGGATGGGTCCACAGATGGCCAGGGCGCCCTCTCCTGATGAAACACATCCGGTCCTTGCCATGGCCTTGGACCAGAGATGCCCTGAGAACGGCTGCCTAGGACCAGGACGACGCAGCGTGGCATTCATTCGGCTCTCCACCGGAGGGCAGGCTCGCTCCACACCAGACTGTCTACACCTCTTGCTGGGCGCAGCTCCTCCCCACTCTGGTCCCAGCTCTTCACCAGCAGCATCAACACATGGAGCCCAGGGAAGGAAGGGGAGCTGCGGTCAGAAGGACCGGCCTGCCCACGGTCAGCCTTGGCCTGGCTGCCTTTCCCAGGGCTggatggaaaaggaaagggggagctCAAAGGTGGAGTCTGCCTGCCCTCCCTCTGAGCGGGCTTGGGGGCATGGCGGCGGGGGGACATGATGGCTGCAAGGAGGCGGCCAGTAAATGTTTATGCCTAAGAACCAGCAAGGATTCCTTCGCTCTTGTGTTATTGAACTGAATAGGCTCGAAGCCATCTTCCAGAGAATCCAGCTGGGACAGGTCGCCTGGACTTTTACTTTCTGttgataccttttaaaaaaatagctttttttaggtcaaaagaataaaatgtttggGAAAAGCTGAGGAATAGATTCACTTTCCTGTCTCCTTTTTCCAGCTTCATGCCTGGGCAAATGACTTGTTTCTGTCTTTGAGACGATTAAATGGCAGAGAAGGCTTGGGTGTCCCCCCAGAATACAGCCAGCCCTGCCTGACCCGGGGTCAGCTCAGCCCCAGGAAGAAGCAGACTTCTGGGGCTGCCGAGGCACTACCAAGGCAGGCTAGGCCTAGAGGCTCGGGGCCGGGGGCTTAAGGTCCTCAGGGTGGGGGGACTCTGCCAGCCTAGAAATGAAGGTAGTGGTTGACTGAATTAGCTGGGTGGGGCAGTGACTAGAGCTcagaccctgaagtcaagaagacctgagttcaaatgctgcctcagacactagaagctcactagctgggtgaccttgggcaagtcacctcgcatccagggccatctctgctcatcctgatccatctctggctctggaggaaaaagggaagtggGGATTTGGCACAACCCCCACTCCAATCCAGTTcgtggcctcacctccctgatgtcatgggcccttcaagaatgaaggacaaagtcTGCCCCATCCCAGGACTTATGTGAAGAACGCCCTGGAAGGGGGTGCTGTtgggctcattttacagatgaagaaactgaaacaagcaGGCAAATGACTTCCTCAGACCACACAGagtaaatttgaacttgggtctttctgactctaggcccagctcACTAGCCACTGTGGGGCCCCCTCGCCACCTGAATGCCAACTAGGGAGCTGGGGGCCCTATGGATGAGGGGCTAAGAACTCGGTGCagagaagaccagggttcaaattctgcctcagtgaGGTCAATCacaacctcaattttcttatttatgaaataaagacTAGGGAAAAGGTTCCTTCCAGTGCTAACTATgcagtaaattattattattaataattattcatcattattattattatatttaagcCCTTCATATTCCAGATAAGAAAGCTGAGGAGATGGGGTTTCCTGGGAAGCTTGCCTTGTAACTGCTTTTCAGTTTAGAAATAggaagggaggggtggctaggtggcgtagtggataaagcaccagccttggagtcaggagtacctgggttcaaatccggtctcagacacttaataattacctagctgtgtggccttgggcaagccacttaaccccgtttgccttgcaaaaacctaaaaaaaaaataggaaggggcagctaggtgacgcagtgaatagagcaccagccctggagtcaggaggacccgagttcaaatccgacctcagacacttaatgattacctagctgtgtggccttgggcaagccacttaaccccattgccttgcaaaaaaaaaaaaaaataagtttagaaaTAGGAACAACCACCAAGAAGACGAACCGGCAGGCAGAGCTCCTGAAAAGGAACTAGGGGAGCTTGTCAGCCCAGGCCCACGCTGAGCAGGGAGCCTGCGGATGGCCACCATCTTTGGGGTGCTGCTTCTCCTGGGCTGCCTAAAGAGAAACAGCAATATGGTTAACATTTGGATTTATGAAGGAAACATTAAAGAATTTTTGCCTCTATAGGATGTTAAGACaagttatttttcttactttttagtGAATGCTAATTATCATAAGAAATCCAACGTTTGCATTTGATGTATACTTGCCTGTGATCAAGCTTATGTTTTTAGAAGAAATGCAACTTCAAGCAATGTTGGAAACAGGAAATGCCAGTTTTAATTGGACAATTGCTTAGAAAAATATTctatggggggcggctaggtgctgcagtggacaagctccagccctggagtcaggaggacctgagttcaaatccaacctcagacacttgccttgcaactctccctccccccaaaagaaaaatagtctatgtcatcagtgcttagcacagtgcctgacatgGGAGACACCCCACAAATGACTGATTTACTCTATACTGTTGGTCAAAAATGGACTAGAGTTAGATGAAATTATCTAGACTAGAAGGTAAGGTCTGGAGCGATTAAAGGACAGGGTTCTGAATAACTCAGCTATTCAGTAATGATGAAGACTCAAATGTCAAAAAATCCTGGGTGCTTAGACAAGCTGCATTAAATATggaattatttcttatattttttgttcaaAGTATAATTTTTGAATGTAGACTGAAAACCTGATAATTTCTCATTTAACGGATTGGGACCACCTAATCTGAGTCAAAAGAGCCTTTTTATTCAGATTGTTTGGAAAATGGAGAGTTCTGATTGAGAATTCTGACGAGTTTGCagttaaaacaaagaattcaTGAATCtccaattttcaaagaattagacTCAAATCAAACACCTATCAAGAAGCTGATAAAACATAATTTCACTCACTGATGACTTAGATGAAACTTTGGGATCTTGTGGTATGTCCAAGTGAGCCTACACGGTCGGGGTACGGAGTCTAAAATTCAGCAAATAGTCATCACCTACTGTATGCATAACAGACCACTGAAAATGCTGGGAGCTTCCATCTCAGTGTGGGGAAAGGACCCACCTCAGTGCGACACATAGAACAGGAGCAAATGGGGGCTTTGAGCTTGGCTCCCTTCCACAACCGAGTTTGGAGCCTTCATCTTTTGAGGAAGCTGGTGTTCTTGAAGGGGTCCTCCTCCTCTGAggcatcccaaaagtcttagtgccaTGGGAGGCTATGCACGCTCTCAAAGGCAGCTGGGTAGGGCTGCAATGGCCAGAGCAccgggcccagagtcaggaagaccctggACACCTGACACTAGTGGTGTGTCCTTGGGCGAGTTCCAGCCACTCCTTATTTCTGCAAAATGGTGATCATGACACGGCCCCGCCTCCtgggatgatggtgatgatgatagctTTTTATccttcatgacatcagggaggtgatgccatgacaagcacatgactgAGTGAGGAgcggctgtgttaagtcacctctcctctggagccaactgggtccagtggccagacagaAATGGAtaagccctggatgcaaggcagtccgggttaagtgacttgtccaaagtcacacagttgtgtctgaggctggaatcgaactctggtcctcctgactccagggctggcgctgtAGCtgctgccccacctagctgccctagatgcCCTCCCGGGGATATCATAAAGGACTGTGAGGCCTGGTCAGCCCCATGTAAAGGCCGGCCAAGCTTGTTTCTGTTCCAGTTCAAGCTTTCTGCAGCCTTGAGGCTTGGGGCGGGGGCTGCCCTGTAGACTCCCTTGCTCCAGCCAGCTGGTCGCCCCTGGTTTTATCTCGTGGTGGCCCTGCAAACCACATCCCCCATTTAAGGAAGCTTTTGGCTCACTCAGTGAACCCTGCTCAAAAGGAAGAGGGGCAGCATCGGGGCATTGTGTAAGCATGGCCCAGGCCACAAGCACAAGACCCAGAGAGGCGGTCCATGAAGTTCGAGAGGAGGCTTGGGGGGGGTCTGCGGGGACCCCTTGGCAGGGCCTGACCTCGGGCTCTTTCCTGGATGCATCATTCCCAGTCCTGGACTTGGGGGAGTTTAGATTCTAGGGAAATAGAAATGGAACACGTTCAAGTTCCTTCTACTTGGCAGCTCGTGCATTGAGTGAAGCTGAAGTCTTTCAGCCATGGGACACCTCGAAAAATGGGAAAGGCGAGCTCTCTGTGCCAGCCTCCTGGGGTGGTACGCTCTGGCCCCAATGCTGGGCGCAGAGCCTGGCCAGGTGCACCAACCGTCTCACCGGCCATCTCCGGGGGGCTGTGTGGgaaagcttggggggggggggctcccagGAGCAACACTAACAGGTCTCCCTCCTCGACTTGCAGAGACCAGCACGGGAACGCCATGCAGCCCTCCGTCAAGGACAACAGCGGGAGCCACGGCTCCCCCATCAGCGGGAAGCTGGAGGGTATCTTCTTCAGCTGCAGCACCGAGTTCAACACGGGGAAGCCCCCCCAAGATTCCCCTTATGGCCGATACCGGTTCGAGATCGCAGCAGAGAAACTTTTTAACCCCAACACCAACTTGTACTTTGGGGACTTCTACTGTATGTACACCGCCTATCATTACGTGATTCTGGTCGTGGCCCCCGTCGGGTCCCCGGGAGATGAATTCTGTAAGCAACGCCTCCCTCAGCTCAACTCTAAGGATAATAAGTTTCTGACCTGCACTGAAGAAGGCGGCCTGCTGGTTTACCACCATGCCCAGGATGTCATTTTAGAAGTTATTTACACCGACCCCGTGGATCTCTCCCTTGGCACCGTGGCAGAAATCACTGGGCACCAGCTCATGAGCTTGTCTACTGCAAACGCAAAGAAAGATCCCAGCTGCAAAACCTGCAACATCAGCGTTGGACGCTAAGGCGCTCTTGCTGTCCTGTCCCCCCTCGGCCCTCGTCAGCCCCCCAGGAGCATCTGCCTCTCCGTCGTCCATCCTCATCGCCGGGTGTTCTCCTCCGAAGCATGTCCAGGCTGCCGGGGCCCAAAGCCGTCGGCACATTTCACGTTTCTTTCATAGCCCTTCtagtacccccccccccactccgcCCTCCCATCACTTAGATGATGAAAGGTCCCGAGTTCTCCTTCCGGCCCTTGTTTGTTGCCTAGATGCTGCAATGTCTTTTCTGTATCCTTTTCTGCTGAACATAACAAAATGAATCTATATAGACAGCTTTAGCAAAATATGAATTAATGGCTTACAAATGGTGTTTAAATATGCATTCATTTTAATCTACTGAACAAATATTGGGACAACTCCAAACAGCATGAGAGGTTGTAATTGCAGCATGAAGTTAAAAATCCTGAAGCCTAGACTTGTCAGCACTTCCAACTTGTTGTTTGACAGtgttatttatgttatttatattaGCTAACAGGAAACAACTACTGTGTTTCAccataataaatataatagaaaaatattttatttgtactgttataaaatatttacaatcaTATAGAATATAGAGATTACATTTTAATAGCAATTGTGCACAGTTCATGAAGCCATTCCCCCTTCTCAAAGACATAGCTTGTGAATCTCAAGTTTCAGTCAGCTGTGTATCTGTTCTGTTATTACTAGAGATGGATTTCAATTAAACACGTTTATGAAGATTATTCTGATTCATAAAAGTTATAAAATACCAAGTCAATACACAGAAAACACCAAGCCAGGGAAATGGAAAAGTCCACTTGGGAAGTGGCTGACAATTTTCTCATCCGGCCTGTGAAAAGGAGACTTTCTTCAGAACCGTGCTTAAACAACATCACATACACTAGAAATGCAAATGTGGTTGGGACCCCAGGAAGTGTTGCCATTTTACACAGGCTTCACCAAAAACAAAACGAATGATGGTGCGCCGTCCCCCGGTGTGGTGCAGAGCCATAGACTCCATCTGATGGGACCGGTCACCACCTCTCTGGCCAAGCTCCCAAAGCTCCATTGTCCTTTGTTAGGCAACAGGCAGTCACAAAGCTTGGAATGCACTTTTGCCCAGAGATGAGAGGAGATGCTTAGATCTCACCAGGTTAGAGCACTTACATCTAGAACATTAAGAAAAAACGCCTATTTTCAATGGAAAAATAGTCATATAATCTGAGTTTCAGGAAGCAAAAAGCTTAACAATCATAACCAGCAATTCAGTGATATGCTACAGACACTTAGCTATCCAAAATACCTGTTTTCAAATCTGAatgcaatatttttattttaatataaacatCTGGCAAGTATAGACAATGAATACTTGATAATTCACAAAGTGCATGCCGTCAGAATGAGCTTTGGTAATTGGGAACACAAAATTGCAAATCATAGGCCAAAATAAGGTGCTCATTTTATGAGAAATTAGAAATCAGCAATCACCTACTCTAAGGTCAATTATTTTAAGGTACTGCAGACATAAAAGGACAATTGAGTGTCTGGGGGAGTTTTGCTTATCTAAGAAAGAAATTTCTAGGAGAAGCTTAACTATTTTACTACCAGTATTACTCCTTTCTATTTGAAAAACCAGAATTTCTCCTGTTGCTTTTCCCCAATGCAGTTTTGACTTTAACACCCACTCCCTTCCTTGTGCCATCAGTCGAGCAGCTCTTTAGGGTGACCTCCCCTCACTGTCCTCCTTGGGCTCTTCTCCCCGGGTGGCTTTGCTGTGACTCCAGGACCCTCCTCCGGGTCTCCCTGGGCCGGCCATAGCTTAAAGTGCTTCTGAATGTGTTTAGCTGACCTGGAGGGGGGGAGGCAGCCTTCCACCCGGCCCTTTCCTCCTCTCAGATTGTCTTGGACACCTCTTGTTTACTGATGAGAACCTCCAGTAATCGCAGTTTCGCTTTTATGTGCTTGTACTCATAATATTCATCTGCCATGGGAATCCGATCTTCCTTTTGTGGGCTcctggggggggagaaaagatgAGAGGGCTGAGTCCGCCAGGCTAGGCTATCCTTCCCTCCTTTGGGAGGGTCTGGGGGCCAAGGCGGGGAGAGCAGAAGGCCCTCCCCTCAGAGCCCTTCTTGTGGTCTGGGCACCCCTGTAATTCTGAGCTTTCACCCAAACCACCCTGTGCTCCCGGGCAGGGCACCGAAGCCATAACGAGGCCTCATTTCAGAGACAGATGCCTGGCTTCAAGCTGTGTGCTGCTTGCTGTGCCCCTCTTCAAGGGTCTAAACCACTGGGTTTTAGTTACCCCCCCCTTTCTGCATAGTAGTTTAGACAGAGCTCGGGGGGTGAGTTTACATGCCAGCTCTGTGGTCCAAGGGTGACCCGTGTATGCTTCCATCCCCATTCAAGAGGACCGTGCTAACATCTGGGGGAGAAGGCATCTGTGTGGTCAGGAGATGGGTTCAAGATTCAAACTGCTGCAGGTCCCAGAAGGCAAGTGTTCTAACCCAGTTGCTAAGAAGGTAAACTGTTTGCAGGACATTTTATATCTGTGACCTGGAACTGGAGACGAGGGGGAACCCCAGCCCACCTACCCCAACCCATCAGGAAATATAGGAAAAGACCTTTCAGCAGGGAAATGGGTTTTCTCTGTCTTTGGCCCCTGCCCAGCTCTGACCTTGCACTTTAGGTTTTTAGAGCATCCACCTCGACCGTCACCCCCTTCACTGAAGTCTGGTGGACAGTGAGTGGAGGGCAGCAGCTAACTGGGAAGAACCAGTTcctcggccctggagtcaggatctcAGAGGCCAGATTAGTTGGCTGGACTGAGAGGGCTGGCGTCCGGTGTCTGCAGCCATCGAGTCCGGGCTCGCCGGTCCACGGCTCTGATGGGACCTTGCTGTTCCACCCCACGCTGGCTTCTAGGATTTCTCCCTATTCATGCCCATCCTCATCACATGAGCTAAGAGTGAAGTGCCCAAAGGTGGCCGGCTCTCATCCAGATGCCCTCTTGCCTAATGACGACAGGTCTAGAATTCTGGCAGCTCACATGGAGCCACCACCATGGTGGAGAAACGTCCAAGTGATGCAAGACAGTGTCCTCTCCCACCTGTCAAGCTAGCATTAATTACTGGGGTGCCGGCCACTACAGGGCAACGGGGACACAAAGACTGAAATGGGGTACTCTAGGGCTGTGAAGGAAGACCCCCCCCTGGTCCTGGTTAAGGGCCTGACCATGGACAAGTCTTAACTGTGGGGTTTTTAACTTTCAGGTAGGTAAGGAGCTGTTAGGATGAACCACCCTCCCCTTCCCAAGAAGGGGTTTGTAGCTCAAGGCCATGCCCACCAAGGAGAGGACCAATCTCTGGCAGAGCTGGACTCTGGACTCATTGCTCAATAGGCCACATGACCTTGTGGATGGGGGCGGGGAGGACCCCAGCCACAGAACATCCTTGAGGCTTTGAAAGGGGGTCAAGGTCAGTGATGGAGCAATAAGGTTGGGGGGGTAGATAACCCATAGGAATCAGCTCAAACAGCCAGTCAGACCTCCAAGTCCAACAAGACAGCTACATGCACAACACGCTAACAGGCACGTGCTCCTGCAGCCATGTCTGCAAGGGTGTTCTCTACCCCAAACCCCCTCcctactcctctctctctctctctctctctctctctctctctctctcaactgcCCCCCCAGAAAAGTGGGGAGGGGACCCTGAAACCCAGAACCCCCCTCTTCACTCCATCCTCCTGTGCCCATGGGCAatgctgggtctcagtttctccaggCTTGTGCACAGTCCAAGACATCACATTTCTTCAGTTCCTAATTAACTTCCAAGACAGGATAATTAGAATTACTGTCCTCTGATGTGTTTTCTGAATGCGGGTCCTCTACCTTTGGAGCCATCGCAAGGCTTGCTTCTTCCCACAAATACTCAGTGGGTGGTCTTCCTGGGACCATGACTTATGTCCCAGCACTCTCGAGTGACGCAGCATTTGGTGTACCTGATCCACTCCCATCTTCCGAACATGCCCGGCACCAGGTCTCACTGatcccatttacagatgaagaaactgaggcccagaggaagAGGAACTTTGACATCACTGGGCAGTGTGAGCATGTCAGGAGGGGGATCTGAGCTCTGGTCTGGCATGCCCATCTCCTTCCCAGGGCCCTCTCCCTGCCACTGCATCCTCGGAACCCCAGAGCCTCCCCCACTGCCCTGGCATCATTCTCTCCAGATTCTGAGGCACCACCACACCAAACCCtccccatttctttcctttttcatccaACCTACAACTTCTTCACGTCGCCTTCTCCGACTGC from Macrotis lagotis isolate mMagLag1 chromosome 4, bilby.v1.9.chrom.fasta, whole genome shotgun sequence includes the following:
- the PHYHIPL gene encoding phytanoyl-CoA hydroxylase-interacting protein-like isoform X1, which encodes MDAPRRREPGLGSPASPCEDVIKNLSLEAIQLCERDGNKSQDSGIAEMEELPVPHNIKISNITCDSFKISWEMDSKSKDRITHYFIDLNKKENKNSNKFKHKDVPTKLVAKAVPLPMTVRGHWFLSPRTEYTVAVQTASKQVDGDYVVSEWSEIIEFCTADYSKVHLTQLLEKAEVIAGRMLKFTVFYRNQQKEYFDYIRDQHGNAMQPSVKDNSGSHGSPISGKLEGIFFSCSTEFNTGKPPQDSPYGRYRFEIAAEKLFNPNTNLYFGDFYCMYTAYHYVILVVAPVGSPGDEFCKQRLPQLNSKDNKFLTCTEEGGLLVYHHAQDVILEVIYTDPVDLSLGTVAEITGHQLMSLSTANAKKDPSCKTCNISVGR
- the PHYHIPL gene encoding phytanoyl-CoA hydroxylase-interacting protein-like isoform X2, with the protein product MEELPVPHNIKISNITCDSFKISWEMDSKSKDRITHYFIDLNKKENKNSNKFKHKDVPTKLVAKAVPLPMTVRGHWFLSPRTEYTVAVQTASKQVDGDYVVSEWSEIIEFCTADYSKVHLTQLLEKAEVIAGRMLKFTVFYRNQQKEYFDYIRDQHGNAMQPSVKDNSGSHGSPISGKLEGIFFSCSTEFNTGKPPQDSPYGRYRFEIAAEKLFNPNTNLYFGDFYCMYTAYHYVILVVAPVGSPGDEFCKQRLPQLNSKDNKFLTCTEEGGLLVYHHAQDVILEVIYTDPVDLSLGTVAEITGHQLMSLSTANAKKDPSCKTCNISVGR